One Halioglobus japonicus DNA segment encodes these proteins:
- a CDS encoding TonB-dependent receptor: MHRKQDWLRRKAHTKTALAGAIASLGIACTTGVNAQALVLEEVIVTAQKRTESLQDVPLSVATMSGDRIDDIGITSIQEITQYMPNVTVNAGSGTPNLFIRGIGSGSNQGFEQSVGMYIDGVYVGRGPLATVPMTMDLERIEVLKGPQGILFGKNTVAGAINITTAKPTDEFEGMMEAMYEIEHGAQQYNLLLSGPLTDSLSGRLAVRHDAPGDGWWENVATGDEGPEFDNWYARGSLRWEATDTLEINAKYEYGDFLTDNVHGVVYQSDFVGQENFAGAVPIPVVSERDKGAGDVSTRKPTETDVFAITVDWHLDFATFTSISAYSAYELLSTGDTDLTAAPSLHRTRWEDYEQYSQELRLVSPGGETIDWIAGAYFQRNELDISRRIETIDFLQSGPLSTAALYAPDPGVPSVFDQESESWSVFGQGTWNATDSLRFTLGLRYNEETKDLDKMTDSEGLQVRVAAAPDVLVYSDPANFYSIADLRQHSFLGLSRDEDKVTYSGNVQWDLNEDTMLYASVSTGFKGGGFDESYSSAGEEIRLVNPITNEVIGEPVPGQDSSILEYEDEEVLAYELGAKMSLLEGAAELNFALFRMEYDNLQTSSLVGDVQRVGNAGESISQGVELDGRILLAEGLTVGGAMAYLDAHYEDFTGATCTIPQTMDPVNNPGCLLEDGSNIVEPGQKGGQNLKDETLVFAPEWSASLFAQYIVPLGNSMELVNSLDINYSDEYFSALDLDPNTKHDAATFINARIALTGNDDTWSLALVGKNLTDEKTYIWRDDLPVTNSNSYYAVPERPRSIALQARYRFD; the protein is encoded by the coding sequence ATGCACCGTAAACAAGATTGGCTCCGACGCAAGGCTCATACAAAAACCGCACTGGCCGGCGCCATTGCCAGCCTCGGCATTGCCTGCACCACTGGAGTGAACGCTCAGGCGTTGGTACTGGAAGAGGTCATCGTGACCGCGCAAAAGCGTACTGAGAGCCTGCAAGATGTGCCTCTCTCCGTGGCCACCATGAGCGGCGATAGAATTGACGATATCGGCATCACCTCGATCCAGGAGATCACTCAGTATATGCCGAATGTGACGGTCAATGCCGGTTCAGGCACGCCTAACCTGTTCATTCGCGGCATTGGTTCCGGCTCAAATCAGGGTTTCGAACAGTCAGTGGGCATGTATATCGATGGCGTTTATGTCGGACGCGGGCCACTGGCGACGGTTCCAATGACCATGGACCTTGAGCGCATTGAAGTCCTCAAAGGTCCCCAGGGTATTCTATTTGGCAAGAATACGGTTGCTGGCGCCATCAATATCACGACCGCCAAGCCCACCGATGAGTTCGAGGGCATGATGGAGGCCATGTACGAAATCGAGCACGGAGCACAGCAGTACAACCTGTTGCTTTCGGGGCCACTGACCGACAGCCTTTCTGGCCGACTGGCGGTGCGCCACGATGCACCGGGAGATGGCTGGTGGGAGAATGTCGCCACCGGCGATGAGGGGCCAGAATTTGACAACTGGTACGCTCGCGGCAGCCTGCGCTGGGAAGCAACTGATACTTTGGAAATAAACGCCAAGTATGAGTATGGCGATTTCCTGACCGACAATGTCCATGGGGTGGTCTACCAATCGGACTTCGTCGGGCAGGAGAACTTTGCCGGCGCAGTTCCAATTCCGGTTGTCTCGGAACGAGACAAGGGTGCAGGGGATGTATCAACCCGCAAACCGACCGAGACAGACGTGTTTGCCATAACCGTCGATTGGCACCTGGATTTTGCCACCTTTACATCAATTTCAGCCTATTCGGCCTACGAGTTGCTGTCGACGGGCGATACCGATCTCACCGCTGCACCGTCTCTCCACCGCACACGATGGGAAGACTACGAACAGTACAGCCAGGAACTGCGCCTGGTATCCCCCGGTGGAGAAACGATCGACTGGATTGCCGGCGCTTACTTCCAGCGCAATGAGCTGGATATCAGCCGCCGTATAGAGACCATCGATTTCCTGCAATCGGGCCCCTTGAGCACCGCCGCGTTGTATGCACCAGATCCGGGTGTGCCCAGTGTCTTTGATCAGGAAAGCGAGAGCTGGTCAGTGTTCGGCCAGGGCACCTGGAATGCCACTGACAGCCTGCGCTTTACCTTGGGCCTTCGTTACAACGAAGAAACCAAGGATCTGGACAAGATGACAGATTCCGAAGGCCTGCAGGTCAGGGTCGCCGCTGCTCCCGATGTCCTGGTTTACTCAGACCCAGCCAACTTCTACTCCATTGCCGATCTGCGGCAACACAGTTTTCTCGGCCTTAGCCGCGACGAAGACAAGGTTACCTACTCCGGCAACGTGCAGTGGGATTTGAATGAAGACACGATGCTCTACGCCAGCGTCAGCACCGGCTTCAAGGGCGGCGGTTTTGATGAGTCCTACAGTAGTGCTGGCGAAGAGATCCGCCTGGTAAACCCGATCACAAACGAAGTTATCGGAGAACCGGTACCGGGTCAGGATTCCTCGATACTGGAGTACGAAGACGAGGAAGTTCTCGCCTATGAACTCGGCGCGAAGATGAGTCTGCTGGAAGGCGCAGCAGAATTGAACTTCGCTCTGTTCAGGATGGAGTACGACAACCTGCAGACCAGCTCCCTGGTCGGAGATGTGCAGCGCGTAGGCAATGCTGGTGAGTCGATTAGTCAGGGCGTCGAACTGGATGGTCGCATATTGTTAGCCGAAGGACTGACTGTCGGCGGCGCAATGGCTTATCTGGACGCCCATTATGAAGACTTCACTGGTGCCACCTGTACCATCCCGCAAACCATGGACCCGGTAAATAACCCGGGCTGTTTGCTCGAAGACGGCAGCAATATCGTCGAACCGGGTCAGAAAGGCGGCCAGAATCTGAAAGACGAGACCCTGGTGTTTGCCCCCGAGTGGAGCGCCAGCCTTTTCGCCCAGTACATCGTTCCTCTGGGCAACAGCATGGAACTGGTCAATAGCCTGGATATCAATTACAGCGATGAGTATTTCTCCGCATTGGATCTGGACCCGAATACCAAGCACGACGCTGCGACTTTCATCAATGCCCGCATCGCCCTGACCGGTAACGACGACACATGGTCGCTGGCGTTGGTTGGGAAAAACCTGACTGATGAAAAGACATATATCTGGAGAGACGACCTTCCGGTTACCAACTCCAACAGCTACTACGCCGTACCGGAGCGGCCGCGCTCGATAGCCTTGCAGGCTCGGTATCGATTCGATTGA
- a CDS encoding AraC family transcriptional regulator, with translation MDLPLLQRDIASYGIVVSLAKLDISRNNLRLKSNFPMIKNTPSRALTGVASLVESYGYDPDDIARRVDLEPSALYRPDLLIEGGVFNDYLEEAALVCGDRFFSLKLAPIQGWHLLGPMWQLIRQAKTVDELLRVIAAHLESYASTISSPLVEDERGISISLEARWDPHWRRGLNTSRVQVVELACAIFMHEMRRLLGTNWRPELVQFRHSAPENPRPLYKVFGEKLSFNQDANAILVSQADCKRTIAPIPDRPTFAVQHETPVDLKRNLPFVLEVDRAIRLLLNKDEASVDSVAGALGISARTLQHRLRESDTTYQSLFDIARVDLALEYLNDSDLNMLAISERLGFTDAAAFSRFFKKHLKMSPRDYAKRISQG, from the coding sequence ATGGATTTGCCGCTACTTCAGCGCGATATCGCTAGCTATGGTATTGTGGTGTCGTTAGCCAAACTTGATATATCGCGCAATAATCTGCGCCTAAAAAGTAACTTTCCTATGATCAAAAATACGCCCAGTCGAGCGCTCACCGGTGTGGCGAGCCTGGTTGAGAGCTATGGCTATGACCCGGACGACATCGCCCGTCGTGTGGACCTGGAACCGTCTGCGCTGTATCGGCCAGATCTTCTGATCGAGGGTGGCGTGTTTAATGATTATCTTGAGGAAGCGGCGCTGGTTTGTGGAGATCGATTCTTTTCCCTGAAATTGGCCCCAATACAGGGTTGGCATTTGCTGGGCCCGATGTGGCAGTTGATTCGCCAGGCGAAAACGGTTGACGAACTTTTGCGTGTCATTGCTGCACACCTGGAGTCTTACGCAAGTACTATCTCTTCACCGTTGGTAGAGGATGAGCGGGGTATCTCGATATCTCTGGAGGCGAGATGGGACCCTCATTGGAGGCGAGGACTCAACACCAGCCGTGTCCAGGTAGTGGAACTGGCCTGTGCTATTTTCATGCATGAGATGCGACGTTTGCTAGGAACCAATTGGCGTCCAGAGCTGGTGCAGTTTCGCCACTCAGCCCCCGAAAATCCAAGGCCTCTATATAAGGTCTTTGGCGAAAAGCTGAGCTTTAATCAGGACGCCAATGCGATCCTGGTCAGCCAGGCAGATTGTAAACGCACAATTGCCCCTATCCCCGACCGGCCAACATTCGCTGTGCAACATGAAACACCTGTGGACCTGAAGAGGAACCTACCTTTCGTGTTAGAAGTTGATCGTGCTATTCGTCTATTGCTGAATAAGGATGAAGCATCAGTCGATTCCGTGGCGGGCGCTTTGGGTATCAGTGCGCGTACGTTGCAACACAGGTTAAGAGAGAGCGATACCACCTATCAAAGCCTGTTCGATATCGCTCGCGTTGATCTGGCCCTTGAGTACCTGAACGATTCAGATCTCAATATGTTGGCCATCAGTGAACGGCTGGGCTTTACCGATGCGGCGGCATTCTCCAGGTTCTTTAAAAAGCATTTGAAGATGTCGCCGCGGGATTACGCTAAGCGCATCAGTCAGGGGTAG
- a CDS encoding DUF1214 domain-containing protein, translating into MGNSFLRNGDWYTSDSIGAADTDVIVTAMVAISGLLGSTRENSMYYRLSSVSGEPLRLNCRYRIEGHDYDADWWSITAYGWDYFLIPNEQKRYSFNNENVNRGENGRWNIHVGVKAEDSNWLPVGPSGAPASEKSTNYDFDLLLRLYTPGDAYLQSPGSAPLPVVTLEGCS; encoded by the coding sequence TTGGGAAACTCTTTTCTACGCAATGGCGACTGGTACACCAGCGACAGCATTGGCGCTGCCGATACTGATGTCATCGTCACGGCCATGGTTGCAATCAGCGGATTGCTGGGCTCTACCCGCGAGAACTCCATGTACTACCGGCTGAGTTCAGTATCAGGTGAGCCTTTGCGCCTTAACTGTCGCTACCGCATTGAGGGGCACGACTACGATGCCGACTGGTGGAGCATTACTGCCTATGGGTGGGACTACTTTCTGATTCCCAATGAGCAGAAACGCTATTCCTTCAACAACGAAAACGTTAACCGCGGCGAAAATGGCCGCTGGAACATTCACGTTGGCGTCAAGGCGGAAGATAGTAACTGGCTTCCCGTGGGCCCCTCTGGCGCGCCCGCATCCGAAAAGTCTACCAATTACGACTTCGACTTATTGCTGCGCCTGTATACGCCGGGAGACGCCTACTTACAGAGCCCTGGGTCGGCACCGCTACCCGTGGTTACGCTGGAGGGCTGCTCATGA
- a CDS encoding glutathione binding-like protein encodes MYQGEYQLIGSELSFFTRKLEAQLRYQQVPWRYLYKTEERKAELEARAGTHFIPLLQTPDKWLLQDTIAIGPMLSERFNERAVIPTTPLQRACCFILEDAFNHWLGRVCVHSRWCYPDNVDWVGIRFGANLILGRSIDTPFSEAELKQLAPIGPMMFEGFGKQVCEVNGVGPEQGDAVRGDFNNMLAALGDHLSLHRFLLGDRPCLADFALAGASKAHFITDPEPLSWLEEHREMLTRYTNQFFDGQPLEKGEWLDGDTLPDTLTGLLGYFEGSYFKAATNNIAAGLAGEKYYEYDCGFGPTKARTQKRLNQARLHVKDELNRIGANDNAEIQTYFAGRDILEYYLD; translated from the coding sequence ATGTATCAAGGCGAATATCAGCTTATTGGTAGCGAACTGAGCTTCTTTACGCGCAAGCTGGAAGCTCAGTTGCGATATCAGCAAGTACCCTGGCGGTATCTGTATAAAACAGAAGAACGCAAGGCTGAGCTGGAGGCCAGAGCTGGAACGCACTTTATCCCACTCCTCCAAACGCCCGACAAATGGTTACTTCAAGACACCATCGCTATCGGGCCTATGCTTAGCGAGCGCTTCAACGAACGCGCTGTGATCCCAACAACGCCGCTCCAGCGAGCCTGCTGTTTCATTCTGGAAGATGCCTTCAATCATTGGCTGGGACGCGTCTGCGTGCATTCCCGCTGGTGTTATCCAGACAACGTCGACTGGGTCGGTATTCGCTTTGGCGCCAACCTGATATTGGGCCGTTCCATCGACACGCCCTTTTCGGAGGCTGAACTGAAACAGCTGGCGCCTATTGGGCCGATGATGTTCGAGGGCTTTGGCAAGCAGGTATGCGAGGTTAACGGCGTCGGCCCTGAGCAGGGAGATGCTGTCAGGGGTGACTTCAACAACATGCTCGCTGCGCTCGGCGATCATCTTTCCCTGCATCGCTTTTTGCTCGGCGATCGCCCTTGCCTCGCCGATTTCGCGCTGGCAGGCGCCAGTAAAGCGCATTTCATCACCGACCCCGAGCCCCTGAGTTGGCTGGAAGAACATCGCGAGATGCTGACTCGATACACGAACCAGTTCTTTGATGGGCAACCATTGGAGAAAGGCGAGTGGCTCGACGGTGACACGCTACCCGACACACTTACAGGGCTACTGGGATACTTTGAAGGGAGCTACTTCAAAGCCGCGACTAATAACATCGCCGCGGGCCTCGCCGGCGAAAAATACTACGAATACGACTGCGGTTTTGGCCCCACAAAAGCCCGCACCCAGAAACGCCTCAACCAGGCGAGACTCCACGTAAAAGACGAACTTAACCGCATCGGCGCGAACGACAACGCAGAAATTCAAACATACTTCGCAGGCCGCGACATTCTCGAATACTACCTCGACTAA
- a CDS encoding alpha/beta hydrolase family protein has translation MVKIILSALSLLFFGAVVILFLGRQPEAFPHGSDAESLLARQPYDVSRQNLRLIDTSRRTQNNNEYQGSEHRSLETSYWYPLNDRGEVPEGKHPLIVYSHGFTSSRESGRHLAEHLAGNGYIVIATNFPLTTNDAPGGPEVKDVVNQPGDVSFLIDTVIAWSENEQHVLFGHLDTNRIGATGISLGGFTTTLVSYHPTQRDPRIKAAASIAGPSSSLSEKFYQTADIPFLMLAADTDAIVPYPVHALPILNRTPRSTLVTITGGTHLGFAAHTGILRWLDNADSVGCYAVLGNIDPAEEPWHDLVGSPEQGVLYEDVPLPCATHPQPVSINPLRQQMATLVTIFSFFESHFNASQKKRDYFHWFLHEEMPREIAEVEVKIGQ, from the coding sequence ATGGTAAAGATAATTCTTAGTGCGCTCTCTTTGCTGTTTTTTGGCGCGGTAGTTATTCTTTTCCTCGGCAGACAGCCGGAAGCATTCCCGCACGGCAGCGACGCTGAAAGCCTGCTCGCTCGCCAACCTTATGATGTTAGCCGTCAAAACCTACGTCTGATTGATACCAGTCGGCGCACGCAAAACAACAACGAATATCAGGGTTCCGAACATCGCTCCCTTGAGACCAGCTACTGGTATCCGCTGAATGATCGGGGCGAGGTACCCGAGGGCAAACACCCGCTGATTGTATATTCCCATGGCTTTACGTCATCGCGAGAGAGCGGCAGGCACCTCGCCGAGCACCTGGCGGGCAATGGTTACATCGTGATTGCTACCAACTTCCCCCTGACCACTAACGACGCACCCGGTGGCCCTGAGGTAAAAGATGTGGTCAACCAGCCCGGCGACGTTAGTTTCTTAATCGACACAGTCATCGCCTGGTCAGAGAACGAGCAGCATGTCCTATTTGGCCATCTCGATACCAATCGCATCGGCGCCACAGGTATATCCCTGGGCGGATTTACAACCACTCTGGTCAGTTATCACCCCACGCAGCGAGATCCGCGCATCAAAGCTGCCGCTTCAATTGCCGGCCCGAGCAGCTCACTCTCCGAGAAGTTTTACCAGACGGCGGATATCCCGTTTCTGATGCTGGCGGCAGATACCGATGCCATTGTTCCCTACCCGGTGCACGCCCTGCCGATATTGAACCGGACCCCTCGATCAACCTTAGTCACTATTACCGGAGGTACCCACCTGGGATTTGCCGCACATACCGGAATTTTGCGCTGGCTGGACAACGCGGATTCCGTGGGTTGCTATGCAGTACTTGGGAACATAGACCCCGCGGAAGAGCCCTGGCACGACCTGGTGGGTTCGCCTGAGCAAGGCGTTCTGTATGAGGATGTGCCATTACCCTGCGCAACGCATCCCCAACCTGTTTCTATCAACCCGCTACGCCAACAGATGGCGACCCTGGTCACAATATTCAGTTTCTTCGAATCCCACTTTAATGCAAGCCAGAAGAAACGGGACTATTTTCATTGGTTTTTGCATGAGGAAATGCCCAGGGAGATTGCCGAGGTGGAGGTAAAGATCGGACAATAA
- a CDS encoding glutathione S-transferase family protein, whose amino-acid sequence MVSQNPIRLVGGTGSPYTQKMVALLRYRRVPYAITWGQPEQACEALGVDKPKPIFMPTFFFEEEDGLKAECDSTPIIRRLESMYSGRSVLPEDPALAFIDYLIEDFSDEWCTKYMFHYRWYPELDADNAGTMLPLGLEISMPGEMHKQFKDYVSERQINRLYVVGSNDATAPVIDASYRRFLAAMEAHLEQQKFMLGHRPGAGDFGLYGQLTQLVGFDPTPRAIAHEVSPRAVAWVDQMADQGGIEPQSEDWLPLDSQPETLRGLLTEIGRVYAPAQLANARAVQAGEKTWESEIDGAPWAQQTFPYQAKCLMWTNERYRALSDSDRARVDNLLDGTGIETMLSLA is encoded by the coding sequence ATGGTTTCGCAGAACCCAATTCGACTGGTAGGGGGAACCGGATCCCCCTACACGCAAAAAATGGTGGCGTTGCTGAGATATCGTCGGGTTCCTTATGCCATTACCTGGGGTCAGCCTGAGCAGGCTTGTGAGGCTCTCGGTGTGGACAAGCCCAAGCCCATTTTTATGCCGACGTTTTTTTTCGAGGAAGAAGATGGGCTTAAGGCCGAGTGCGACTCCACGCCCATTATCCGCCGCCTTGAATCGATGTATTCGGGCCGGTCGGTCCTGCCTGAAGATCCGGCGCTGGCCTTCATTGACTACCTGATCGAAGATTTCAGTGACGAGTGGTGTACCAAGTACATGTTCCACTATCGCTGGTACCCGGAGCTGGATGCAGATAACGCGGGCACTATGCTGCCGCTCGGGCTGGAGATCAGTATGCCGGGTGAGATGCACAAGCAATTCAAAGACTATGTATCAGAGAGGCAGATCAACCGCCTGTATGTAGTAGGTTCAAACGACGCGACCGCGCCTGTGATCGACGCCAGTTATCGCCGCTTCCTTGCTGCTATGGAAGCCCATCTCGAGCAGCAGAAGTTTATGCTAGGGCACCGCCCTGGCGCAGGTGACTTTGGCCTGTACGGGCAGCTGACGCAATTGGTTGGATTTGATCCAACCCCGCGGGCCATTGCCCATGAAGTGTCGCCACGAGCGGTGGCCTGGGTCGATCAAATGGCTGACCAGGGCGGTATAGAACCCCAATCAGAAGATTGGCTTCCCCTCGACTCGCAGCCCGAGACGCTGCGTGGTCTACTTACCGAGATAGGCAGAGTGTATGCGCCCGCGCAGCTGGCCAACGCCAGGGCAGTGCAGGCCGGCGAAAAAACCTGGGAATCGGAAATTGATGGCGCCCCCTGGGCCCAGCAGACTTTCCCCTATCAGGCCAAGTGCCTTATGTGGACCAACGAACGCTATCGAGCGCTGTCGGATAGCGACCGTGCCCGGGTAGATAATTTGCTGGACGGTACGGGCATAGAAACTATGCTCTCATTGGCCTGA
- a CDS encoding alpha/beta hydrolase family protein, translating into MITVIKNSFISNTAPSATSVCIDGLKKIGIACTLALMPVGAAVADIMTTANVGGVEVEIRRAGNGIYPLIMFSHGMGGCPGNTDGIQSRLADAGYIVVAPKHEDCITGSSTPDVPWTQPENWTDQTNRNRRDDIHAVLDALPASTYSQYIEDFNNIGCMGHSMGGYTCMGVAGAWSSWTRSEIGPVAALSPWHRPLMVQNRVADMKNSQTLYQGGTLDNPITPELIQPGGTYVQTPTPKYGQVFNRAGHTAWTDGILSGRFHGQMAYYLIAFFDAYLKNGSETDLEVKKARVSTLAYEH; encoded by the coding sequence ATGATAACAGTAATAAAAAACAGCTTTATCTCTAATACCGCGCCCAGCGCTACTTCAGTCTGTATCGACGGCCTGAAGAAGATCGGGATCGCTTGCACTCTGGCACTTATGCCAGTCGGTGCGGCGGTGGCAGATATTATGACTACCGCTAACGTCGGTGGGGTGGAGGTTGAAATCCGCCGCGCCGGCAACGGCATCTATCCGCTGATTATGTTTTCCCATGGCATGGGCGGTTGCCCGGGCAACACCGATGGCATCCAAAGCAGACTGGCCGACGCGGGCTACATTGTGGTTGCTCCCAAACACGAAGACTGCATCACGGGCAGTTCAACACCTGATGTTCCCTGGACTCAGCCCGAGAACTGGACTGACCAGACAAATCGGAATCGGCGCGATGACATACATGCGGTTCTCGACGCCCTACCCGCCAGTACTTATTCGCAATACATCGAGGATTTCAATAACATCGGCTGCATGGGACACTCAATGGGTGGCTACACGTGCATGGGAGTTGCCGGCGCATGGAGCAGTTGGACACGCAGCGAAATCGGCCCGGTAGCCGCACTCTCGCCATGGCACAGGCCGCTGATGGTACAGAACCGCGTCGCTGACATGAAAAATAGCCAGACCTTGTACCAGGGCGGAACGTTGGACAATCCAATCACACCCGAGCTTATCCAGCCCGGAGGCACCTACGTTCAGACCCCCACTCCGAAATACGGACAGGTATTCAACCGGGCCGGTCACACGGCATGGACAGACGGTATTCTCTCAGGCCGATTCCACGGCCAGATGGCTTATTACCTCATCGCGTTTTTCGATGCATACTTGAAGAACGGCTCCGAGACAGATCTGGAGGTTAAGAAAGCGCGCGTCAGCACTTTAGCTTACGAGCACTAA
- a CDS encoding nitronate monooxygenase: MDCPGQAGVGGQQRRGLGIIETSSGEFDNIRNEVAKMRDLTDKPFGMNVALSYVKGTNVIDFVIEQGIKFVTTSSGSPSVCTKTFQEAGIKVFHVVPTFDMALKALDCGVDGLVVEGGEGGGFKNPSPVSTMVLLPLIRSRTDVPIIAAGGICDGLSMAGAFAMGAEGVQMGTRMLSCADSPVHDNWKQAVVAAKETDTVFLNQASRPALRALRTERTSELLPLGAFNAMEHFAGVGELYFGGDMEAAIPLSGQVVGRIDSVKSADEIVQGTMTGFYSAVDTLASTYTG, translated from the coding sequence TTGGATTGCCCGGGCCAAGCTGGCGTCGGCGGTCAGCAACGCCGGGGGCTGGGAATCATCGAAACCTCTTCTGGTGAGTTCGACAATATTCGCAATGAGGTCGCGAAAATGCGCGACCTGACGGACAAGCCCTTTGGGATGAACGTTGCCTTGTCCTATGTGAAGGGCACCAATGTCATCGATTTTGTCATCGAGCAGGGGATTAAGTTTGTTACCACATCCTCGGGTAGCCCGAGTGTCTGTACCAAAACCTTCCAGGAAGCGGGCATTAAGGTCTTTCACGTAGTGCCCACGTTCGATATGGCTCTCAAAGCCCTCGATTGTGGCGTTGATGGCCTGGTGGTCGAAGGCGGCGAAGGCGGTGGCTTCAAAAACCCCAGCCCGGTATCGACCATGGTGCTGCTGCCGCTAATCCGCTCACGTACCGATGTGCCAATTATTGCCGCCGGCGGCATATGTGATGGCCTGTCCATGGCTGGCGCCTTCGCCATGGGTGCCGAGGGTGTGCAAATGGGAACACGCATGCTCAGCTGTGCCGATTCGCCGGTGCACGATAACTGGAAGCAGGCAGTGGTTGCGGCCAAGGAAACGGATACGGTATTCCTAAATCAAGCCTCGCGCCCTGCGCTGCGCGCACTGCGTACCGAGCGTACCAGCGAGTTACTGCCGTTGGGCGCTTTCAACGCCATGGAACATTTCGCCGGAGTAGGGGAGCTGTATTTTGGCGGCGATATGGAGGCGGCTATTCCCTTGTCCGGTCAGGTTGTGGGGCGCATTGATTCGGTGAAGAGCGCCGACGAGATTGTGCAGGGGACCATGACCGGCTTTTACAGCGCCGTAGATACTCTCGCTTCGACGTATACCGGCTGA
- a CDS encoding glutathione S-transferase family protein produces the protein MPTDSAPVVLHGSNISYFTGKMENYFRVRSIPYQLQSPTYPAHRDRMVKKVGVHQMPAVELPDGRWMTDSTVMIQWFEKEVPGSGVIPDDPVLRFVSLLLEDWADEWWWRPAMHYRWHYPEGARFASFHLATEVLGGLPLPVWAKRRMMVHRQRSGYTEGDGIRPESVAGVEAGVMRLLGQLEGIFSHRPFLLGDRPSLADIGFSGPFFRHFALDPVPLEILRQKAPSVLEWVARLWNTRLESCSGQWNTQLPDDIGPLLSDIGRAYLPYLCANAEAVAADKQRFDIELGGVPYQGARTSRYRVWCLAQLREHYRKLDEADQSTLKVLLEQHGCWEPLWRLATLPLSPAQENQLPFRADAKMLAVNE, from the coding sequence ATGCCCACCGACTCGGCACCTGTTGTTCTCCACGGTTCCAACATTTCCTATTTCACGGGAAAAATGGAGAACTACTTCCGTGTACGGTCGATTCCCTACCAGTTGCAGAGCCCGACCTATCCGGCCCACAGGGACCGGATGGTAAAAAAAGTCGGCGTTCATCAAATGCCAGCGGTCGAACTGCCTGATGGGCGCTGGATGACAGATTCCACGGTCATGATTCAGTGGTTCGAGAAGGAAGTACCCGGCTCAGGAGTGATTCCTGATGACCCGGTGCTCCGCTTTGTTAGCCTCCTGCTGGAAGACTGGGCTGACGAATGGTGGTGGCGCCCGGCAATGCATTATCGCTGGCACTATCCCGAGGGAGCGCGTTTTGCGTCATTCCACCTGGCCACAGAGGTGCTCGGCGGCTTGCCGTTACCGGTGTGGGCGAAACGCAGAATGATGGTGCACAGGCAGCGCAGTGGTTATACCGAAGGTGACGGTATCCGCCCCGAATCAGTGGCCGGTGTTGAGGCAGGTGTAATGCGCTTGCTGGGACAATTGGAAGGCATCTTCAGCCATCGGCCCTTCCTGCTCGGAGACCGCCCTTCACTGGCGGACATTGGCTTCTCCGGCCCCTTCTTCCGCCATTTCGCACTCGATCCTGTCCCTCTGGAGATTCTGCGCCAGAAAGCGCCGTCGGTGCTGGAGTGGGTGGCGCGCTTGTGGAACACCAGGCTTGAAAGCTGCAGTGGGCAGTGGAACACGCAACTTCCCGACGACATCGGGCCACTATTGAGCGATATCGGCAGGGCTTACCTCCCTTACCTGTGCGCCAATGCAGAGGCGGTCGCGGCGGATAAGCAGCGCTTTGATATTGAACTTGGCGGTGTGCCTTATCAAGGCGCCCGAACCTCACGTTATCGAGTGTGGTGTCTGGCGCAATTGCGCGAGCACTACCGCAAGCTTGATGAGGCCGATCAGAGCACGCTGAAAGTGCTGCTCGAGCAACACGGTTGCTGGG
- a CDS encoding DUF1254 domain-containing protein, producing the protein MKWLRWIAVILVCGWLGQYALAMLVPHLVMERLYQKIAAASEPNKLNLTPRPDENSRWVVRPSPDLLYASCLYNLEQGPVLISAPVPERYWSMQFYQMNTDNFAGVSNQREQRFRVGTRVEVTLIGPDADPAEYSGEVIQSPTTRGVMLLRASGIGDASPSQAAIAGSSCAPL; encoded by the coding sequence ATGAAATGGTTGCGCTGGATAGCAGTAATTTTAGTATGCGGCTGGCTGGGGCAGTACGCGCTTGCCATGCTGGTACCGCACCTGGTCATGGAACGCCTGTACCAAAAAATCGCAGCAGCAAGTGAGCCTAACAAGCTGAACCTGACCCCACGGCCCGATGAAAACTCTCGCTGGGTTGTGCGCCCAAGCCCAGACCTTCTCTATGCCAGTTGCCTGTACAACCTGGAGCAGGGTCCAGTCTTGATTAGCGCCCCCGTGCCAGAGCGCTATTGGTCCATGCAGTTCTACCAGATGAACACCGATAACTTCGCCGGAGTCAGCAACCAGCGTGAACAGCGTTTTCGGGTCGGGACACGCGTTGAGGTGACCCTGATTGGCCCCGATGCTGACCCGGCCGAATACTCCGGCGAGGTGATTCAATCGCCCACAACCCGCGGCGTCATGCTATTGCGAGCATCGGGTATCGGTGACGCCTCACCGTCGCAGGCCGCCATTGCTGGCAGCAGCTGCGCTCCCCTATAG